A region from the Chanodichthys erythropterus isolate Z2021 chromosome 5, ASM2448905v1, whole genome shotgun sequence genome encodes:
- the cdkl1 gene encoding cyclin-dependent kinase-like 1, protein MEKYEKISKIGEGSYGIVFKCRNKDTGQIVAIKKFVESEDDPIIKKIALREIRMLKQLKHPNLVNLIEVFRRKRKLHLVFEYCDHTVLNELDRYPRGVPEHMVKSIIWQTLQAVNFCHKQNCIHRDVKPENILITKHQVIKLCDFGFARILTGPCDYYTDYVATRWYRAPELLVGDTQYGPPVDVWAVGCVFAELLSGAPLWPGKSDVDQLYLIRKTLGELIPRHQQVFSTNQFFSGVCVPEPQEMEPLELRYPNLSYQALSLMKGCLRMDPAERLSCEQLLEQPYFDSLREESESVTRELDRKRRTRQPRKHLPPGYLPQLASSTVFPAVENRRYYNNLRKFNCHLPNI, encoded by the exons ATGGAGAAGTATGAGAAGATCAGTAAGATTGGTGAAGGCTCGTACGGCATCGTGTTCAAATGTAGGAATAAAGACACCGGACAGATCGTCGCCATCAAGAAGTTTGTAGAATCTGAGGATGATCCCATCATTAAGAAAATAGCGCTCAGAGAAATCCGCATGCTGAAG CAACTAAAACATCCAAACCTGGTGAATCTGATAGAGGTGTTCAGAAGAAAGAGAAAACTGCACCTGGTGTTTGAGTACTGCGACCACACTGTCCTAAATGAGCTGGACAGATACCCCCGAGg TGTTCCAGAGCACATGGTTAAAAGCATCATCTGGCAAACACTTCAGGCTGTGAACTTCTGCCACAAACAAAAC tGTATCCACAGAGATGTGAAGCCtgaaaatattctcatcaccaAACATCAGGTCATCAAGCTCTGCGACTTTGGTTTTGCCAGGATCCTCA CGGGTCCATGTGATTATTACACGGATTATGTAGCGACACGGTGGTACAGAGCTCCAGAACTGTTAGTGGGAGATACGCAGTACGGCCCGCCAGTGGACGTCTGGGCAGTAGGGTGTGTGTTTGCAGAGCTGCTCTCTGGCGCCCCCTTATGGCCTGGCAAATCTGATGTAGACCAGCTGTATCTGATTAGGAAAACTCTGG GCGAGTTGATTCCTCGACACCAGCAGGTGTTCAGCACTAACCAGTTCTTTAGCGGAGTTTGTGTCCCTGAACCACAGGAGATG GAGCCTCTTGAACTGAGGTATCCAAACCTCTCGTACCAGGCACTGAGCCTCATGAAG GGTTGTCTGCGGATGGATCCGGCTGAAAGGTTGTCCTGTGAGCAGTTACTAGAACAGCCATACTTTGACAGTCTGCGAGAGGAGAGCGAGAGCGTGACACGTGAACTGGACCGAAAGAGACGCACACGCCAGCCACGCAAACACCTGCCTCCTGGG TATCTGCCTCAGTTGGCCAGCAGTACTGTATTCCCGGCCGTGGAGAACAGAAGATACTACAACAACCTGCGCAAATTCAACTGTCATCTGCCCAACATATGA